The proteins below come from a single Gordonia pseudamarae genomic window:
- a CDS encoding GntR family transcriptional regulator, with protein sequence MSIGVDRAGVGRAAGRVANELERRIVTGELLPGQPIRQELMAEQLGVSRLPIREALRQLTAEGLVAHTPNVGYVVARLDQDEIEQIYLMRAALEPEVLRSLPRLAGTAMREVSDAAARVRSAAERGDLLEMRLENRTFHFAMFDRSPLQLVVSELRRLWTLAMPYHAVYLYDPEARARVLAEHDAMVDALTDGDNDRVVALMAQHRQGGESGATVVLQTSRRTP encoded by the coding sequence ATGAGCATCGGGGTGGACCGCGCAGGTGTCGGACGTGCCGCCGGGCGTGTGGCGAACGAACTGGAACGACGCATCGTGACCGGAGAACTGTTGCCCGGACAGCCGATTCGCCAGGAGTTGATGGCCGAACAGCTCGGCGTCAGCCGACTCCCGATCCGCGAGGCATTGCGGCAGCTCACCGCCGAAGGCCTGGTGGCCCACACACCGAACGTCGGCTATGTGGTGGCCCGTCTGGACCAGGACGAGATCGAACAGATCTATCTCATGCGCGCCGCGCTCGAACCCGAGGTTCTGCGGTCCCTGCCTCGACTCGCCGGCACCGCGATGCGCGAGGTGTCAGATGCAGCGGCGCGAGTGCGGTCGGCGGCCGAGCGGGGTGATCTCCTCGAGATGCGTCTGGAGAACCGGACGTTCCACTTCGCCATGTTCGACAGGTCACCGCTGCAGCTGGTCGTGTCCGAGCTGCGCAGGCTGTGGACGCTCGCGATGCCGTATCACGCGGTCTACCTCTACGACCCCGAGGCGAGGGCACGAGTGCTCGCCGAACACGACGCGATGGTCGACGCCCTGACCGACGGCGACAACGACAGAGTCGTCGCGTTGATGGCACAGCATCGGCAGGGTGGCGAAAGCGGGGCCACGGTGGTCCTGCAAACCTCGAGGAGAACGCCATGA
- a CDS encoding NAD(P)/FAD-dependent oxidoreductase — MSSHADQDAPVAESIAVVGASHAAVHLADRLRAEGFSGTITLYSQERHLPYQRPPLSKAWLKGAATAESLLLRRPDQYDEKAIELCTGTRVTEVRHTEDGVALAVTDDAGTRERRFDRLVLATGARARQLSLPGADHPDVLVLRDMDHAQRIAERVSKGPIVVIGGGFIGLEVAATARLLGADVTVVEAGSQLMGRAVGVTTADELMTAHRAGAIDIVLGTRPEEITHDHNGIRSVRLADGREIAASTVVVGVGAEPRTELAEQLGLACDGGIVVDDRCVASDGTTLAIGDCTVHVRPDGTRLRLESVDNAIEQANIAACVLLGLPIQSRPAPWFWSDQGDQKLQIVGRIGGHTSVLVRTDQDKPNRRVALYFADDTLVAAECLNSPADFVALRNALAKGVSLSPELFSDNDIPMRRLLKGASGV, encoded by the coding sequence ATGAGTTCACACGCCGACCAGGATGCCCCGGTCGCCGAGAGCATCGCGGTCGTCGGCGCGTCGCACGCAGCGGTGCACCTTGCCGATCGACTACGCGCCGAGGGCTTCTCGGGGACGATCACGTTGTACTCACAGGAGCGGCACCTGCCGTACCAGCGGCCGCCGCTGTCCAAGGCCTGGCTGAAAGGGGCCGCGACGGCGGAGTCGTTGTTGTTGCGGCGGCCGGATCAGTACGACGAGAAGGCGATCGAGCTCTGCACCGGTACCAGGGTGACCGAGGTCCGGCACACCGAGGATGGCGTTGCGCTGGCGGTCACCGACGACGCGGGCACCCGTGAACGGAGGTTCGACCGACTGGTGCTCGCGACTGGGGCTCGGGCCAGACAACTGTCTCTGCCCGGCGCCGACCACCCCGACGTGTTGGTGCTGCGCGACATGGATCACGCGCAGCGCATCGCCGAACGAGTGTCGAAGGGACCGATCGTCGTCATCGGCGGCGGCTTCATCGGACTCGAGGTGGCGGCTACCGCACGTCTGCTCGGCGCGGACGTGACGGTCGTGGAAGCGGGCTCGCAGCTCATGGGGCGCGCGGTGGGTGTGACGACCGCCGACGAACTGATGACCGCTCATCGCGCCGGCGCCATCGACATCGTGTTAGGCACCCGCCCGGAGGAGATCACGCACGACCACAACGGGATCCGGTCCGTACGGCTGGCCGACGGTCGCGAGATCGCGGCATCCACGGTTGTCGTTGGTGTCGGTGCCGAACCGCGGACCGAACTCGCCGAGCAACTCGGGCTCGCCTGTGACGGCGGAATCGTCGTCGACGATCGCTGCGTCGCGTCGGACGGGACCACCTTGGCCATCGGAGACTGCACGGTCCACGTCAGGCCGGACGGCACCCGGCTGCGGCTGGAGTCGGTGGACAATGCGATCGAGCAGGCCAACATCGCGGCCTGTGTTCTGCTGGGGCTGCCGATACAGTCCCGGCCGGCCCCGTGGTTCTGGTCGGATCAGGGCGATCAGAAACTACAGATCGTCGGCAGGATCGGTGGGCACACCTCGGTGCTGGTTCGGACCGACCAGGACAAGCCCAACCGGCGGGTGGCACTGTACTTCGCCGACGACACCCTGGTCGCTGCCGAGTGCCTCAACTCGCCCGCCGATTTCGTCGCCCTTCGCAATGCACTCGCCAAGGGCGTGTCTCTGAGCCCGGAGCTCTTCTCCGACAACGACATCCCGATGCGTCGCCTCCTCAAGGGCGCCTCGGGCGTCTGA
- a CDS encoding nuclear transport factor 2 family protein: protein MNENSWSRDELESAFQNWLTTVNQAGAGERSWRDYLELYTDDVVYHEQMAGTLKGREGIWAWAEPSLAQFPGSHTVAFHEHWHVIDEVAGKIVVKCDNVMSDPGDGTTYSAPHVSILTYAGDGRFRGQEDVYDVTTFLDVIKAWGRHAMKLGTFDATQRGWFEQVYPETVESA from the coding sequence ATGAACGAGAATAGTTGGAGCAGAGACGAATTGGAGTCGGCGTTTCAGAACTGGCTGACGACCGTCAACCAGGCCGGGGCGGGTGAGCGCAGCTGGCGCGACTACCTCGAGCTGTACACCGACGACGTGGTGTATCACGAGCAGATGGCCGGCACCCTGAAGGGACGCGAGGGGATCTGGGCGTGGGCGGAACCGAGTCTCGCCCAGTTCCCGGGTTCGCATACCGTTGCGTTCCACGAACACTGGCATGTCATCGACGAGGTGGCCGGGAAGATCGTGGTCAAGTGCGACAACGTGATGAGTGATCCCGGCGACGGCACCACCTACAGCGCACCGCACGTCAGTATCCTCACCTATGCCGGAGACGGGCGCTTCCGCGGGCAGGAAGACGTCTACGATGTCACGACCTTCCTCGACGTCATCAAGGCGTGGGGTCGGCACGCGATGAAACTCGGTACCTTCGACGCCACGCAGCGGGGCTGGTTCGAGCAGGTCTATCCCGAGACGGTCGAATCCGCCTGA
- a CDS encoding alpha/beta hydrolase — translation MTDITHVESDVPLDVWDPDVAPMVERMRQSGATSFRTVGVQGVRNNLESIVRPTGPAMASVHDADCEGPGGPIPLRIYRPPTAPGSGAPALVWFHGGGMIMGSLDSFDRLARDVAAATGAVVVNVDYRLAPEHRYPAGHDDAYAALCWVNRHADQIGVDRARIGVGGDSAGGGLAAATALRSRDEHGPNICQQIMFYPGLERPVDRPSMRRFGNSAFLTVDDITWMKNLYLGDDPALDDEYGSPALATDLAGLPPAIVVTGFADPLRDGVEEYGRRLQDAGVPTAILRYPGVGHGFAMQTSTVARARTAMAEVGALAAARFSAGQADSTVSG, via the coding sequence ATGACCGATATCACGCACGTCGAAAGCGATGTCCCACTCGATGTCTGGGATCCCGACGTCGCACCCATGGTCGAGAGAATGCGGCAGTCGGGGGCGACTTCGTTCCGGACGGTCGGCGTCCAGGGCGTCCGGAACAATCTCGAATCCATCGTCCGGCCCACCGGACCCGCGATGGCGTCCGTGCATGACGCCGATTGCGAGGGACCCGGCGGGCCGATCCCACTGCGCATCTATCGCCCGCCCACCGCGCCCGGGTCCGGCGCTCCCGCACTCGTCTGGTTCCACGGTGGCGGCATGATCATGGGCTCTCTCGACTCGTTCGACCGCCTCGCCCGCGACGTCGCGGCAGCCACCGGGGCGGTCGTGGTCAACGTCGATTACCGGCTGGCACCCGAGCATCGGTATCCGGCCGGGCACGACGATGCGTACGCCGCGCTGTGCTGGGTGAATCGGCACGCCGACCAGATCGGGGTCGACCGCGCGCGGATCGGTGTCGGCGGGGACAGCGCCGGCGGCGGCCTGGCCGCGGCGACGGCCCTGCGGTCACGCGACGAACACGGCCCGAACATCTGCCAGCAGATCATGTTCTACCCTGGGCTGGAGCGCCCGGTCGACCGGCCGTCGATGAGGCGATTCGGCAACAGCGCATTCCTCACCGTCGACGACATCACCTGGATGAAGAACCTCTACCTCGGCGACGATCCGGCCCTCGACGACGAGTACGGGAGCCCGGCACTGGCGACCGACCTCGCCGGGCTCCCACCGGCGATCGTCGTGACCGGATTCGCCGATCCGCTGCGCGACGGCGTCGAGGAGTACGGCCGCCGTCTGCAGGACGCCGGTGTACCGACCGCAATTCTGCGCTATCCCGGTGTGGGACATGGCTTTGCCATGCAGACATCAACGGTCGCACGGGCACGTACGGCGATGGCCGAGGTCGGCGCGCTGGCTGCGGCGCGGTTCAGTGCCGGTCAGGCGGATTCGACCGTCTCGGGATAG
- a CDS encoding SDR family NAD(P)-dependent oxidoreductase, with translation MATLDFTDRVVIVTGAGRGIGRAHARLLASRGASVVVGDLGSSIDGAGVVGDDPAGAVVAEITAAGGKAVACNANVATEEGAHALVDAALSAFGGLSAVINNAGIVRTAPFAEVPDEEYQRHLDVHYFGALRVCRAAWPHLLNADAPRIVNTISAAMLGNPGMAHYGGSKGALFGLTRNLALEGLEAGIKVNAIAPGAGTRMAEAAAETLSPEIMEYMRTSLLPEHVAPVAAYLVHPECTVTGEVFNVAGGIVNRLALVNTVGIHDPGLTIESIAESFDQIMAITPEAIPQVVAPAQMPVSS, from the coding sequence ATGGCAACACTGGATTTCACTGATCGCGTCGTGATCGTCACGGGTGCGGGACGCGGCATCGGCCGCGCCCATGCTCGGCTGCTGGCCTCGCGTGGCGCGTCCGTCGTCGTCGGTGACCTCGGATCGAGCATCGACGGCGCGGGTGTCGTCGGCGACGATCCCGCCGGCGCGGTCGTCGCCGAGATCACGGCCGCGGGCGGAAAGGCGGTGGCGTGCAACGCCAACGTCGCAACCGAAGAAGGTGCCCACGCTCTCGTCGACGCCGCTCTCTCCGCATTCGGCGGCCTCAGCGCCGTTATCAACAACGCGGGCATTGTGCGCACCGCGCCGTTCGCCGAGGTTCCCGACGAGGAGTACCAGCGCCACCTCGACGTGCACTACTTCGGAGCGCTGCGCGTGTGCCGCGCGGCGTGGCCGCATCTGCTGAACGCGGATGCCCCCCGCATCGTCAACACGATTTCGGCTGCCATGCTGGGTAACCCGGGAATGGCCCACTACGGCGGCTCGAAGGGCGCACTGTTCGGTCTGACCCGAAACCTTGCCCTCGAAGGGCTCGAAGCCGGCATCAAGGTCAACGCGATCGCGCCGGGCGCGGGCACCCGGATGGCCGAAGCGGCCGCCGAGACGCTTTCCCCCGAGATCATGGAGTACATGCGGACCTCGTTGCTTCCCGAACATGTCGCTCCGGTGGCCGCCTACCTCGTCCACCCCGAATGCACGGTCACCGGTGAGGTCTTCAACGTCGCCGGTGGCATCGTGAACCGTCTCGCCCTCGTCAACACGGTGGGGATCCACGATCCCGGATTGACCATCGAGTCGATCGCGGAGAGCTTTGACCAGATCATGGCGATCACCCCCGAGGCCATTCCGCAGGTCGTCGCGCCGGCGCAAATGCCGGTTTCTTCCTGA
- a CDS encoding CaiB/BaiF CoA transferase family protein has translation MTTAPSDTQPQDSAIDARAAWRSASDPENRGALAGLRVLDLSRVLAGPLAAQMLADQGAEVLKVEAPSGDETRGWGPPFVSEDSSAYYTGMNHSKDNLCLDLRTEAGRDVLGHLLDAADVVIENFKAGTLSRWGFDYESVLAERNPTLVYTRITGFGVDGPMAGAPGYDAVLQSFGGLMSINGYPDGNPLRVGVPIVDIVAANMAFSGTLLALLERERSGLGQLVDITLLDAVVSILHPHSANWTASGAVPQRTGDVHPTVVPYQVFDAADGQIFISAANDRQFASLTQILGMPELASDPRFTTNGQRHAHRAELIGILSEVVSARPRVELADLLDAAGVASSPVNTIDQALREPQVRHRGLFLDTEDYRGVGVPLSLSRSRSRPPRPAAARGEHTVAVLEAMGYAPAHIDALLNEGVLG, from the coding sequence ATGACGACCGCACCGAGCGACACCCAGCCGCAGGACTCTGCGATCGATGCGCGTGCCGCCTGGCGGTCCGCATCCGATCCCGAAAACCGCGGTGCCCTCGCGGGCCTGCGGGTGCTGGATCTGAGCCGGGTGCTGGCCGGGCCGCTCGCGGCCCAGATGCTGGCCGATCAGGGTGCCGAGGTACTCAAGGTGGAGGCGCCCTCGGGTGACGAGACACGCGGCTGGGGACCACCTTTCGTCAGCGAGGACAGCAGCGCCTACTACACCGGCATGAATCACAGCAAAGACAACCTGTGCCTGGATCTGCGGACCGAGGCCGGGCGGGATGTCCTGGGACATCTCCTCGATGCCGCCGACGTGGTGATCGAGAACTTCAAGGCTGGCACACTGTCGAGATGGGGTTTCGACTACGAATCGGTTCTCGCCGAACGCAATCCCACCCTCGTGTATACCCGAATCACCGGGTTCGGGGTCGACGGTCCAATGGCCGGTGCGCCGGGATACGACGCGGTGCTGCAGAGCTTCGGTGGCCTGATGAGCATCAACGGATACCCCGACGGGAACCCGCTCCGCGTGGGGGTGCCCATCGTCGACATCGTCGCGGCCAACATGGCGTTCTCTGGAACGCTGCTCGCGCTTCTCGAACGCGAGCGCAGCGGTCTCGGACAACTCGTGGACATCACCCTGCTCGATGCGGTGGTGTCGATTCTGCATCCGCACTCGGCGAACTGGACCGCCAGCGGCGCGGTTCCGCAGCGCACCGGCGACGTCCATCCCACGGTGGTCCCCTACCAGGTGTTCGACGCGGCCGACGGGCAGATCTTCATCAGCGCGGCGAACGATCGCCAATTCGCCTCTCTCACTCAGATTCTCGGTATGCCCGAGTTGGCTTCCGATCCGCGATTCACCACCAACGGCCAGCGGCATGCCCACCGCGCGGAACTGATCGGCATCCTCTCGGAGGTCGTGTCGGCGCGCCCGCGCGTCGAACTCGCCGACCTGCTCGATGCGGCCGGCGTAGCGTCGAGTCCGGTTAACACGATCGACCAGGCGCTGCGCGAACCTCAGGTCCGTCACCGCGGGCTCTTCCTGGATACCGAGGACTACCGGGGCGTAGGTGTGCCACTGTCGTTGAGCCGCTCCAGATCTCGTCCCCCTAGGCCGGCAGCCGCGCGTGGTGAACACACTGTCGCGGTCCTCGAGGCCATGGGATACGCGCCCGCACACATCGACGCGTTGCTCAACGAGGGCGTCCTCGGATGA
- a CDS encoding 2Fe-2S iron-sulfur cluster-binding protein, translated as MPKVFYTQPDGVERVIDGTVGDSVMSTAVQNGVNGIVGQCGGALSCATCHVYLDPTEMKLFDDPSEDEDDMLECTASDREDNSRLSCQLVLSEGTDLHVTIPDEQA; from the coding sequence GTGCCCAAGGTGTTCTACACCCAGCCGGACGGAGTCGAGAGAGTCATCGACGGTACGGTCGGGGATTCGGTCATGTCCACGGCGGTGCAGAACGGCGTGAACGGCATCGTCGGCCAGTGCGGCGGCGCGCTGTCCTGCGCGACCTGCCACGTGTACCTCGACCCCACAGAGATGAAACTGTTCGATGATCCCTCCGAGGACGAGGACGACATGCTCGAGTGCACCGCGTCCGATCGTGAGGACAACTCGCGGTTGTCGTGTCAGCTGGTTCTCAGCGAGGGAACCGATCTGCATGTGACCATCCCCGACGAACAGGCGTGA
- a CDS encoding ABC transporter ATP-binding protein, whose product MSVLECVKLDAGYSKGIPCLRGIDLTLDPGQITCLLGPNGAGKTTLLMALSGLLPRAAGEVRVDGHAVASGNPRQAVRSGMVLVPDDRALFRLLSTEQNLKLAVRERAGRRAALDTVLDRFPSLRRRLKVDAGRLSGGEQQMLAIGRAILQHPKVLLIDELSMGLAPVIVDEILEVLVALARDEGMAVVLVEQHVHLALAAADRASVLVHGRVVDQDDASAFRADPQRIERAYLGGGQTTETTGEDAARRHDADRSEQSAHWVGDADLRLE is encoded by the coding sequence ATGTCGGTCTTGGAATGCGTCAAACTCGACGCCGGCTACAGCAAGGGTATCCCGTGTCTGCGAGGCATCGATCTGACATTGGACCCGGGGCAGATCACTTGTCTGCTCGGACCGAACGGTGCGGGCAAGACCACACTGCTGATGGCCTTGTCCGGACTGCTTCCCCGCGCAGCGGGTGAGGTGAGGGTCGACGGCCATGCTGTGGCCAGTGGGAATCCGCGTCAGGCGGTGCGGTCCGGGATGGTGCTGGTACCCGACGATCGGGCGCTGTTCCGCCTGCTCTCGACCGAGCAGAACCTGAAACTCGCTGTCCGCGAACGTGCCGGCCGACGCGCCGCGCTCGACACCGTCCTCGATCGCTTCCCCTCGCTGCGGCGGCGATTGAAGGTCGACGCCGGGCGCCTCTCCGGTGGTGAGCAACAGATGCTCGCCATCGGCCGTGCCATTCTGCAGCACCCCAAAGTGCTGCTCATCGACGAGCTGAGCATGGGTCTGGCGCCCGTCATCGTCGACGAGATCCTCGAGGTTCTCGTCGCGCTGGCGCGGGACGAGGGCATGGCGGTGGTATTGGTGGAGCAGCATGTCCACCTCGCGCTGGCAGCTGCCGACCGCGCAAGCGTCCTGGTCCACGGCCGCGTCGTGGACCAGGACGACGCATCGGCCTTCCGGGCCGATCCACAACGTATCGAGCGCGCATATCTGGGCGGTGGACAGACGACCGAAACCACCGGCGAGGACGCTGCACGCAGGCATGACGCCGATCGCTCCGAACAGAGTGCCCACTGGGTGGGAGATGCCGATTTGCGCCTCGAATGA
- a CDS encoding SMP-30/gluconolactonase/LRE family protein, with the protein MSENALDYPDPADIAKAIEAAVADADPHPARELAKGFSWPECPRWHDDLFWFSDMYTSTLKTVDADGNVAVVVDATARAEGSDAPIVLGGFGWLPDGRLIVNSMHEKVVLVHDGNGVDDLSVYADVSEFAPGPINDMVVDAQGRAYVTQLGFDMFNGAAPAASPIIVVAPDGSASTADKAGPLMGANGIAITADGSKVITAEAFANRIITLDRSDDGTLSNPREFAQCPFLPDGIGLDDEGGVWASMPGCGYVARFTENGVTDKIAVPLESGLASACVLGGTDRKTLYMTVGVEVFDFEKSAREALGALWVADVAHSGGATRP; encoded by the coding sequence ATGTCCGAGAATGCACTCGACTATCCCGATCCCGCTGACATCGCCAAGGCCATCGAGGCCGCAGTCGCCGACGCCGACCCCCACCCCGCGCGTGAGCTGGCCAAGGGCTTCTCGTGGCCGGAATGCCCACGCTGGCACGACGACCTGTTCTGGTTCTCCGACATGTACACCTCGACCCTGAAGACCGTCGACGCCGACGGCAACGTCGCGGTCGTCGTCGACGCGACCGCCCGCGCCGAGGGCTCGGATGCCCCGATCGTCCTCGGTGGATTCGGTTGGCTGCCCGACGGCCGGCTGATCGTCAACTCCATGCACGAGAAGGTCGTGCTGGTCCACGATGGCAACGGAGTCGACGACCTCAGCGTCTACGCGGATGTCTCCGAGTTCGCACCCGGCCCGATCAACGACATGGTCGTCGACGCGCAGGGCCGCGCCTATGTCACCCAACTCGGATTCGACATGTTCAACGGCGCAGCGCCGGCCGCTTCGCCGATCATCGTGGTGGCACCCGACGGTTCGGCCTCCACCGCCGACAAGGCGGGTCCTCTGATGGGCGCGAACGGGATCGCGATCACCGCCGATGGCAGCAAGGTGATCACGGCGGAGGCCTTCGCCAACCGGATCATCACCTTGGACCGCTCCGACGACGGCACCCTGTCGAACCCGCGCGAGTTCGCGCAGTGCCCGTTCCTTCCCGACGGCATCGGTCTCGACGACGAAGGTGGAGTGTGGGCCTCGATGCCCGGCTGCGGCTATGTCGCTCGATTCACCGAGAACGGCGTCACCGACAAGATCGCGGTCCCGCTCGAGAGCGGCCTGGCGTCGGCATGCGTGCTCGGCGGCACCGACCGCAAGACCCTCTACATGACCGTGGGTGTCGAGGTCTTCGACTTCGAGAAGTCGGCGCGCGAGGCGCTCGGCGCACTGTGGGTCGCCGACGTCGCCCATAGCGGCGGCGCGACGCGTCCCTGA
- a CDS encoding cytochrome P450: MSTTEMPHPTTTDAPAEYPFGAVTPTEAGQRYRAIAVDRPMTKVTMPFGGDVWVIHRNSAARQMLADSRFVREPFRTGERVVPYFVEFPDFLKTTIQFEDPPHHTKLRKLVQRSISPKRVKAMRDSAIEFANHLIDEMVAKGGPVNLVEEYTVALPIQMLANLLGVPPEDRPKFQKWSSSTLAVANMPEEEVVANMTELVVYMMALIEERRREPREDLLSDLANARDKDDSLTDGEILPIALVLIIGGFDNTANFIGAGVLSLLRNPDQLEVFLSDPDGVAPTAVEEILRHGRMAIGDKVTGGGGMVPFVATEDVTIEGQFIAKGEAALFDPMCCGHDGVALEHDDVFDIRRENNPHLTLSYGMHHCLGAPLARMEMQVGLAELYKRIPELTLAGEAIVDKDNLTQAITDLPVTW; this comes from the coding sequence GTGAGTACAACCGAAATGCCCCATCCGACCACGACGGACGCGCCCGCCGAATATCCCTTCGGTGCCGTCACGCCGACCGAGGCGGGCCAACGTTATCGGGCGATCGCCGTCGACCGCCCGATGACCAAGGTCACCATGCCTTTCGGCGGCGACGTATGGGTCATCCACCGCAACAGCGCCGCCCGCCAGATGCTCGCTGACAGCCGTTTCGTGCGCGAGCCCTTCCGGACCGGTGAGCGCGTGGTGCCCTATTTCGTGGAGTTCCCCGACTTCCTGAAGACCACCATCCAGTTCGAGGATCCGCCGCACCACACCAAGCTCCGCAAACTCGTGCAGCGCTCGATCTCGCCCAAACGTGTGAAGGCGATGCGGGATTCGGCGATCGAGTTCGCGAACCACCTCATCGACGAGATGGTGGCCAAGGGCGGTCCGGTCAACCTGGTCGAGGAGTACACGGTCGCGCTTCCCATCCAGATGCTCGCGAATCTGCTCGGCGTGCCGCCGGAGGATCGGCCGAAGTTCCAGAAGTGGAGTTCCTCGACCCTCGCGGTGGCCAACATGCCCGAGGAAGAGGTCGTGGCGAACATGACCGAGCTGGTTGTGTACATGATGGCGCTCATCGAGGAGCGTCGGCGTGAGCCGCGCGAGGACCTGCTCAGCGATCTCGCCAACGCGCGCGACAAGGACGACTCACTCACCGACGGTGAGATCCTGCCCATCGCACTGGTCCTCATCATCGGCGGATTCGACAACACCGCGAACTTCATCGGTGCCGGCGTGCTCTCCCTGTTGCGCAATCCCGACCAGCTCGAGGTGTTCCTCTCCGATCCCGACGGGGTCGCGCCGACCGCGGTCGAGGAGATCCTGCGGCACGGTCGCATGGCCATCGGCGACAAGGTCACCGGTGGGGGTGGAATGGTGCCGTTCGTGGCCACCGAGGATGTGACGATCGAAGGCCAGTTCATCGCGAAAGGTGAGGCCGCGCTGTTCGATCCGATGTGCTGCGGGCATGACGGCGTCGCGCTCGAGCACGACGATGTCTTCGACATCCGTCGCGAGAACAATCCGCACCTCACGTTGAGCTACGGAATGCACCACTGTCTGGGCGCGCCGCTCGCGCGGATGGAGATGCAGGTCGGTCTGGCCGAACTGTACAAGCGCATCCCCGAGCTCACACTGGCGGGCGAAGCAATCGTGGACAAGGACAATCTGACGCAGGCGATCACGGATCTGCCTGTCACCTGGTAG